Proteins encoded in a region of the Watersipora subatra chromosome 5, tzWatSuba1.1, whole genome shotgun sequence genome:
- the LOC137396751 gene encoding ryncolin-2-like encodes MDQSYLLSDAVSGYVHKLSVYMGDEQVKLKVPAADSLVEYLYAKARSTLAATKDEAATTTLSVSKDCQEHYERGATTSGVYLIDPSTYSVKPFPVWCDFLDGHGWTVFQKRFDGSVDFYQDWLHYKEGFGKMTGEYWLGLDKLHALTQTNRRLNILIKLTNGTTQSGAWSSFLIGSEGDNYKLKVSSVAYNGSLGESCLSYSNGMSFSTKDRDHDESSGECATLRHGAWWYSGCAWSNLNGGYDNSGGASIFWYPLYQLKESMMRVTRVLIAGGAFLYAFKAQSFDHGSQVVCRYSPDHSAMPLHFTSGGPEGCPL; translated from the exons atggatcaaagttatttgctctccgatgctgtctctggctatgtgcacaagttgtctgtatacatgggtgatgagcaagtaaagctgaaggtaccggcaGCAGATTCTCTTGTGGAATATCTCTATGCGA AAGCCAGGTCGACATTAGCCGCTACCAAAGATGAAGCAGCAACAACAACATTGTCCGTAAGCAAAG ATTGTCAGGAGCATTATGAACGTGGAGCAACTACCTCTGGAGTATACCTAATAGATCCATCTACCTACAGCGTAAAACCATTTCCTGTTTGGTGTGATTTTCTTGATGGTCATGGATGGACTGTTTTCCAAAAACGTTTTGATGGCAGCGTTGATTTTTACCAAGATTGGTTGCACTACAAAGAGGGATTTGGCAAGATGACTGGAGAGTACTGGCTGG GACTAGACAAGCTCCATGCATTAACTCAGACTAATAGAAGGCTGAACATTCTTATCAAACTCACTAATGGAACTACACAGTCAGGAGCCTGGTCTAGCTTTTTAATTGGGAGTGAGGGAGACAATTACAAGCTAAAG GTTAGCAGTGTAGCATATAATGGGAGTCTTGGCGAGTCCTGTCTCTCCTACTCCAATGGTATGTCCTTCTCTACAAAGGACAGAGACCATGATGAATCGAGTGGCGAATGTGCAACATTACGGCATG GTGCCTGGTGGTACAGTGGTTGTGCGTGGTCTAACCTCAATGGTGGATATGATAATAGTGGCGGTGCTTCAATCTTCTGGTATCCCTTATACCAGCTAAAAGAATCAATGATGAGAGTCA CCCGAGTTCTTATTGCTGGTGGAGCTTTCCTTTATGCTTTCAAGGCTCAGTCCTTTGACCATGGTAGCCAGGTGGTCTGTCGCTATAGCCCTGATCACAGTGCTATGCCATTACACTTCACCAGTGGAGGCCCTGAGGGCTGTCCACTCTGA